Within Deferribacterota bacterium, the genomic segment TTATATGTATAAACCAAAGCGCTGGCAACTCCAATTGAAGAATATGTACCAACTAATATACCAATTATCAAAGTAAAGGCAAAATCATTGATAACAGCTCCACCCCATATATATAAAGCTATCAATGATAAAAGGGTTGTGCCTGAGGTCAAAATAGTTCGCGAAAGTGTTTCATTTATGCCCCTATTTATGGTAATACCTATTGCTTCTTTTTTCTTAGTATTTTTAATATTTTCACGTATTCTATCAAAAATAACAACTGTATCATTAACGGAATAACCAACTACAGTTAACAAAGCTGCTAAAACTGTAATATTCATCTCTCTCCCTGTTAATATTAAAAATAGTGAAGTTATTATAACATCATGAAAAAGAGCAGCTACTGCTGATAATGAGTATATAAATTCAAATCTAAGGGATATATAAACTAATATGCCAAAGAGTGCAAATATAACTGCATATAAAGCCTTCTTTTTTAACTGCGCTCCAATTTGGGGGCCAACCTGTTCAACCCTCTCTATTGTTAAATTGTTCTTTCCATATTTTTTATAAAGGAGAGAATTTAATTTATCTGTTATTTCCTTT encodes:
- the secF gene encoding protein translocase subunit SecF — protein: MVKILKDSININFIGRVKLFYLFSGLLCIIGLVLIFFKGFNYGIDFAGGTLVQVKFEKKIDINELRKELSNIGFGDVVIQNFGSEKEILIRIATLKENLKEITDKLNSLLYKKYGKNNLTIERVEQVGPQIGAQLKKKALYAVIFALFGILVYISLRFEFIYSLSAVAALFHDVIITSLFLILTGREMNITVLAALLTVVGYSVNDTVVIFDRIRENIKNTKKKEAIGITINRGINETLSRTILTSGTTLLSLIALYIWGGAVINDFAFTLIIGILVGTYSSIGVASALVYTYKTKYA